From a single Cydia amplana chromosome 10, ilCydAmpl1.1, whole genome shotgun sequence genomic region:
- the LOC134651813 gene encoding cyclin-dependent kinase 8, with protein MGDNFQNKTMAPVMMDYDFKIKTQNERSKVEDLFDFEGCKVGRGTYGHVYKARRKDGSDTKDYALKQIEGTGLSMSACREIALLRELKHSNVINLIRVFLSHTDRKVWLLFDYAEHDLWHIIKFHRAAKANKKSVMVPKGMVKSLLYQILDGIHYLHSNWVLHRDLKPANILVMGEGPERGRVKIADMGFARLFNAPLKPLADLDPVVVTFWYRAPELLLGARHYTKAIDIWAIGCIFAELLTSEPIFHCRQEDIKTSNPYHHDQLDRIFNVMGFPLEKDWEDIRKMPEHATLVKDFKRSNYQNCSLGKYMDRHKIKPDSKAFSLLQRLLLMDPNRRITSEMAMQDPYFSEDPLPTQDVFSGCPIPYPKREFLTDDDQDDKGDSKARQNQQQQQQNNNQQNQVQANNHDHGASNAKRMRMPGPNQGNNTGGGAPQDFHQQQMMFGQQQQGNQQQGNFQQRF; from the exons ATGGGTGacaattttcaaaataaaacaatggCTCCGGTTATGATGGActatgattttaaaataaagactCAAAACGAGCGGTCGAAAGTCGAGGATCTGTTTGACTTCGAAGGTTGCAAGGTTGGCAGAGGGACTTACGGGCACGTCTACAAGGCAAGGAGAAAAGACGGCTCGGATACAAAGGACTACGCGTTGAAGCAAATCGAAGGAACTGGATTGTCGATGTCGGCTTGTCGAGAGATCGCG CTACTCCGGGAACTGAAGCATTCAAACGTGATAAACCTTATAAGAGTTTTCTTGTCACATACTGATCGGAAGGTGTGGCTGCTCTTTGATTATGCGGAGCATGATCTGTGGCACATCATCAAGTTCCATAGGGCTGCAAAGGCTAACAAAAAGTCTGTTATGGTACCTAAGGGCATGGTCAAGAGTTTGCTGTATCAGATTTTGGATGGGATACATTATTTACATTCCAACTGGGTTTTACATAGAGACTTG aAACCAGCAAACATTCTAGTAATGGGTGAAGGCCCTGAGCGGGGCAGGGTGAAGATTGCTGACATGGGCTTCGCCCGACTGTTCAATGCACCATTAAAGCCCCTTGCTGACTTGGATCCAGTGGTGGTCACTTTCTGGTACAGGGCGCCAGAACTCTTGCTAGGGGCACGGCATTATACTAAAGCTATTG ATATTTGGGCCATAGGTTGCATATTTGCTGAACTTCTCACGTCCGAGCCGATTTTCCACTGTAGACAGGAAGACATAAAGACCAGCAACCCGTACCATCACGACCAGCTCGACAGAATATTCAATGTCATGGGATTTCCGCTGGAGAAGGACTGGGAGGACATAAGGAAGATGCCGGAGCATGCTACTCTAGTCAAAGATTTTAAAAGATCTAA TTATCAAAACTGTTCACTAGGAAAATATATGGATAGACACAAGATCAAGCCAGACAGCAAAGCATTTAGTCTATTGCAAAGGCTACTGTTGATGGACCCAAATAGGAGAATCACATCAGAAATGGCAATGCAAGATCCGTACTTTTCCGAAGATCCATTGCCCACTCAG gaTGTATTTTCTGGATGCCCCATTCCCTATCCAAAGAGAGAGTTCTTGACTGATGACGACCAGGATGACAAGGGTGATTCTAAAGCGAGACAAAACCAACAACAGCAGCAACAAAATAAT AATCAGCAGAATCAGGTGCAAGCCAATAACCATGACCACGGAGCTAGCAACGCAAAAAGAATGAGAATGCCAG